One genomic segment of Brassica napus cultivar Da-Ae chromosome A3, Da-Ae, whole genome shotgun sequence includes these proteins:
- the LOC111214670 gene encoding defensin-like protein 171, translated as MSNAKFSVVFPIIFLIMFALVEDNMGCEASLGDCRICGIKCSYYGRHAEAHCIGGICVCDYPFDDSMGCQASLGDCRICAVKCSAYGKGAEAHCDYRYDGGACICDFPCKEYKPPPGSPPKL; from the exons ATGTCTAACGCAAAATTTTCAGTTGTTTTCCCCATCATCTTCCTTATAATGTTTGCTTTAG TCGAGGATAATATGGGATGTGAGGCGAGTCTTGGTGATTGTCGTATATGCGGAATAAAATGCAGTTATTACGGAAGACATGCAGAGGCTCACTGTATCGGTGGTATTTGTGTTTGCGACTATCCTT ttGATGATAGTATGGGATGTCAGGCAAGTCTTGGCGATTGCCGCATATGTGCAGTCAAATGCAGTGCTTATGGAAAAGGTGCAGAGGCTCACTGTGATTACCGCTATGACGGTGGTGCTTGTATTTGCGACTTTCCTTGTAAAGAATATAAGCCTCCTCCTGGTTCTCCACCAAAACTTTAA
- the LOC106439863 gene encoding pentatricopeptide repeat-containing protein At2g15690, mitochondrial: protein MTSLMAIRCARTQSIITVGSLLQVRSSLPHLSSRFAVNPTSSKTLSTSAAAGDYHRNPHPVASYPPPQRQSPPPGFDSHRFQNQSNTDHHRAPQRYNQSPQHGGYRPQHAPRGGYHNQNVQNPNQSNEIAPTVEEIVRLCKLRRFKDAIELLDKGALPDKDCFSLLFESCANLKSLEHSKKVHDHFLRSVFRSDPKLNNVVISMFGECSSVTDAKRVFDHMADKDMDSWHVMMRVYSDNGMGDDALQLFEEMTKQGLKPDEETFVNVFLACATVGGVKEAFLHFDSMEKEFGISPRREHYLGVLDVLGKCGHLVEAEEYIRGLPFEATAEFWEAMRSYGRIHGDIDLEDYAEELMVDLDPSKAVTNKIPTPPPKSYRETSMLASRSRILEFRNLTYYKDEAKEMDAKKGAVYVPDTKCVLHDIDEEAKEQALLYHSERLAIAYGVICTPPRKSLTIIKNLRVCNDCHNFIKIMSKIIGRTLIVRDNKRFHHFSDGKCSCGDYW from the coding sequence ATGACTTCTCTAATGGCGATTCGTTGCGCGCGTACGCAGAGTATCATCACAGTAGGTTCTCTTCTTCAGGTACGCTCTTCTCTCCCCCATCTCTCCTCTCGATTCGCCGTTAACCCAACCTCCAGCAAAACCCTCAGCACATCCGCCGCCGCGGGTGATTACCACCGGAATCCTCACCCCGTCGCATCTTATCCTCCGCCGCAACGGCAGAGTCCACCCCCGGGGTTCGATTCTCACCGTTTCCAAAATCAATCAAACACTGATCATCATCGAGCTCCTCAGAGGTACAACCAGAGTCCTCAACACGGCGGCTACAGACCTCAACACGCCCCCCGCGGCGGTTACCATAATCAGAACGTTCAAAACCCTAATCAGAGCAACGAGATAGCCCCAACTGTTGAGGAGATAGTCCGTTTATGCAAGCTCAGGAGATTCAAAGACGCTATCGAGCTGCTCGATAAGGGAGCTCTCCCTGACAAAGACTGCTTCTCTCTACTCTTCGAGTCTTGCGCCAATCTGAAATCCCTCGAGCATTCCAAGAAGGTGCACGATCACTTCCTCAGGTCCGTGTTCAGAAGCGATCCGAAGCTGAACAACGTGGTGATCAGTATGTTCGGGGAGTGTAGCAGCGTCACCGACGCTAAGAGAGTGTTCGATCACATGGCTGACAAAGATATGGACTCTTGGCACGTGATGATGCGTGTGTATAGCGACAACGGGATGGGAGATGACGCGTTGCAGTTGTTCGAGGAGATGACGAAACAGGGGCTGAAGCCTGATGAGGAGACGTTTGTTAATGTCTTCTTGGCTTGTGCTACTGTGGGTGGGGTAAAGGAAGCGTTTTTGCATTTCGATTCGATGGAGAAGGAGTTCGGGATTAGCCCCAGGAGGGAGCATTACTTGGGTGTTTTGGATGTTCTTGGAAAATGCGGGCATCTCGTTGAGGCGGAGGAGTATATCCGCGGCCTTCCGTTTGAAGCCACAGCTGAGTTCTGGGAAGCTATGAGGAGCTATGGGAGGATCCATGGAGATATCGATTTGGAGGATTACGCGGAGGAGTTGATGGTTGATCTTGACCCTTCTAAGGCTGTGACTAACAAGATTCCTACTCCTCCGCCAAAATCATACAGAGAGACGAGTATGCTCGCTAGTAGGAGCAGGATTCTCGAGTTTCGGAATCTGACTTATTACAAGGATGAAGCTAAGGAGATGGATGCGAAGAAGGGAGCGGTTTATGTTCCAGACACGAAATGTGTTCTGCATGACATTGACGAGGAGGCTAAAGAACAGGCGCTGCTCTACCACAGCGAGAGGTTAGCGATTGCTTATGGTGTTATATGCACCCCGCCTCGGAAGTCCCTCACAATCATCAAGAATCTCCGTGTGTGTAACGACTGTCACAACTTTATCAAGATCATGTCCAAAATCATTGGTAGAACGTTGATTGTGAGAGACAACAAACGTTTCCATCACTTTAGTGATGGTAAATGTTCTTGTGGCGATTACTGGTAG
- the BNAA03G38860D gene encoding uncharacterized protein BNAA03G38860D — MIGGGRVYWGKKADREMDDGGSNGVVVIFAWSSINESRLTSFVDLYSSLGWNSLVCRADFLTAFYPEMALSLAFHLLAELVEELKTRPCPVIFLAFSGAPKACLYKVLQVIMGDCEPQIHPDDSQLVRNCLSGHVYDSGPLDFTSDLNTKFALHPSIRRMSVPSRLISWMAKGISSGLDGLYLTRFESQRSEYWQALYSSVEIGAPYLILCSENDELAPHQVISSFTHQLQELGGEVKVVKWKNSPHAGHYTHNPIQYRAVISNFLEKAMSVYLLKLRQLGERARTHDEISELICDLQKVAVDSNQSLKRVATGPSDHFFLPSSAPYQSNNTDPSSSQEEQRERSSFRPLQPTSINANSVLGQFLFDSCVPKNIEGWDIRFGGCLNGQPYATSSSRKNSNHGFKKRLLRSKL; from the exons ATGATCGGCGGGGGGAGAGTTTACTGGGGGAAGAAGGCGGATAGAGAGATGGACGACGGTGGATCTAACGGGGTCGTAGTGATCTTCGCTTGGAGTTCGATTAACGAGAGCCGTCTCACGAGTTTCGTTGACCTCTACTCTTCTCTCGGTTGGAACTCGCTTGTTTGCCGCGCTGATTTTCTCACTGC GTTTTACCCAGAGATGgctctctctctagcatttcATCTTCTTGCTGAGCTCGTTGAG GAGCTAAAGACCAGACCGTGTCCTGTAATCTTTCTAGCTTTCTCTGGGGCTCCAAAAGCTTGCTTGTACAAAGTACTACAG GTGATCATGGGTGATTGTGAACCTCAAATTCATCCG GATGATAGCCAGCTGGTTAGAAACTGTCTTTCTGGACATGTCTACGACTCTGGCCCATTGGATTTCACCAGCGATTTGAATACAAAATTCGCACTACATCCATCCATACGACGAATGTCTGTGCCTTCAAGACTCATATCTTGGATGGCCAAAGGGATATCTTCAGGGCTTGACGGTTTATATCTTACAAGATTTGAGTCTCAACGCAGTGAGTATTGGCAGGCCCTCTACTCATCTGTT GAAATTGGGGCTCCATATCTCATCTTATGCTCGGAGAATGACGAACTTGCTCCTCACCAAGTGATTTCGAGCTTCACCCATCAATTACAGGAACTCGGAGGAGAAGTTAAAGTTGTCAAGTGGAAAAACTCTCCTCATGCAG GACACTACACGCATAACCCTATACAATACCGAGCTGTTATCTCCAACTTCCTAGAGAAGGCCATGTCAGTTTACTTGCTGAAACTCCGGCAGCTTGGAGAGAGAGCTCGCACGCATGATGAGATCTCTGAGTTAATATGCGACCTTCAGAAAGTTGCGGTGGACTCTAACCAAAGCCTAAAAAGAGTAGCCACCGGTCCAAGTGACCACTTTTTCTTACCGAGCTCAGCTCCGTATCAAAGTAACAACACTGATCCATCGTCTTCACAGGAAgagcagagagagagatcatCCTTCCGCCCGCTCCAACCAACGAGCATAAACGCTAACAGCGTTCTTGGGCAGTTCCTGTTCGATTCATGTGTTCCTAAGAACATCGAAGGTTGGGATATTAGATTTGGAGGTTGTCTCAACGGCCAACCATACGCCACTTCCTCTTCCCGTAAGAATTCAAATCATGGCTTCAAGAAACGCCTCTTACGTTCAAAACTGTGA